The Mauremys reevesii isolate NIE-2019 linkage group 13, ASM1616193v1, whole genome shotgun sequence genome contains a region encoding:
- the LOC120379990 gene encoding olfactory receptor 10A7-like: MGVTEKENQTAITEFILLGFGDFHEMQPFLFVTFLFIYTITMSGNIVIVLVIAADHNLHTPMYFFLGNLSFLEICYTTTIVPKMLRSFLTVREVILFIGCVAQLYIFGSLAVTECLLLSVMSYDRYLAICHPLSYPSVMNFKVCLQLAAGCWITGFLTPIAMMVLTFTLPFCASKEVGHFFCDFMPLLKLSCTDTHLVEFLSFTVSACVALVPFLLTLTSYYRIILTIRRIPSTTGKQKAFSTCSSHLLVVSIFYGTIIIVYGAPVGNQSPALNKAFSLLYTVISPMFNPLIYSLRNKEVKGALQKVGSKVFTFLKKSDIP, encoded by the coding sequence ATGGGTGTAACTGAAAAAGAGAATCAAACAGCCATCACAGAATTCATTCTTCTGGGGTTTGGAGACTTCCATGAAATGCAGCCCTTCCTCTTTGTGACATTTTTATTCATCTACACCATAACCATGTCCGGCAACATCGTAATTGTTCTGGTGATAGCAGCTGATCACAATCTAcatacccccatgtacttcttcctgggtaACTTATCTTTCCTGGAGATCTGCTACACCACCACCATTGTCCCCAAGATGCTAAGAAGTTTCCTTACAGTGAGGGAAGTGATTTTATTCATCGGTTGTGTAGCCCAGTTGTACATTTTTGGATCTTTGGCAGTCACTGAGTGCCTCCTTTTATCAGTCATGTCCTACGATCGCTATTTAGCGATATGCCATCCCTTGTCTTATCCATCTGTTATGAACTTTAAGGTTTGCCTTCAGCTAGCAGCTGGTTGTTGGATAACTGGCTTCCTGACTCCTATAGCAATGATGGTCTTGACTTTTACGTTGCCTTTCTGTGCTTCCAAGGAGGTTGgccatttcttttgtgatttcaTGCCTCTGTTAAAACTTTCCTGTACTGACACCCATTTGGTTGAATTTCTGTCTTTCACAGTGTCTGCCTGTGTGGCCCTGGTCCCATTTCTACTAACCTTGACTTCCTACTATAGGATCATCTTGACCATCCGAAGGATCCCTTCCACCACTGGGAAGCaaaaagccttctccacctgctcctcacaCCTCCTGGTTGTTTCGATTTTCTATGGCACCATTATTATTGTTTATGGAGCCCCTGTAGGTAACCAGTCACCAGCTTTAAACAAGGCCTTCTCCCTGCTCTATACAGTCATCTCTCCCATGTtcaaccccctcatctacagcctgaggaacaaggaggtcAAAGGTGCCCTGCAAAAGGTTGGAAGCAAAGTGTTTACTTTCCTGAAGAAGAGCGATATCCCGTAA
- the LOC120381081 gene encoding olfactory receptor 14C36-like, producing MSNRTTLTEFLLLGFSDVRELQILHFVVFLVIYLAGLMGNLLIVTAVALDPHLQTPMYFFLVNLSVLDFGSISITIPKSMANSLMNTRVISYPGCVTQVFLFILFTATDLALLTIMAYDRYVAICQPLHYERMMNRRACVQMAASAWITGIVYSALHTGNTFRLPFCQSDDINQFFCEIPQLLKLTCSDSYLSEVGGIALGVFLGLNCFVFIIVSYVHIFKTVLRIPSEQGRHKAFSTCLPHLTVVSLMVFTGIFSYLKPTSSSASGLDLVVGVLFSLVPPLMNPIIYSMRNKEIKAALKKLIVWRLFTKS from the coding sequence atgtccaaccgAACCACCCTGaccgagttccttctcctgggattctctgatgttcgagagctgcagattttgcactttgtgGTGTTCCTGGTGATTTACCTCGCAGGCCTGATGGGGAATCTTCTCATCGTCACAGCCGTAGCCCTCGACCCCCATCTTCaaacccccatgtacttcttcctggtgaATCTGTCCGTACTAGACTTTGGCTCCATCTCCATTaccatccccaaatccatggccaatTCTCTCATGAACACCAGGGTGATTTCTTATCCTGGATGTGTCACCCAAGTCTTTCTCTTTATCCTCTTCACTGCAACTGATCTTGCCTTACTCACCATCATGGCATACGACCGATATGttgccatctgccaaccactgcactatgagagaatgatgaacaggagagcttgtgtccaaatggcagccagtgcctggattaCTGGTATTGTCTACTCTGCCCTGCACACTGGCAACACCTTCAGGTTACCCTTCTGCCAGTCTGATGACATcaaccagttcttctgtgaaatcccccaaCTACTCAAGCTCACCTGCTCTGATTCGTACCTCAGTGAAGTTGGTGGTATTGCCTTAGGTGTGTTTTTAGGGttgaactgttttgtttttataattgtgtCTTATGTTCACATCTTCAAAACTGTGCTGAGAATCCCTTCTGAGCAAGGccggcataaagccttctccacctgcctgcctcacctcactgtGGTCTCTTTGATGGTTTTTACTGGCATCTTTTCCTACCTGAAACCTACCTCCAGCTCAGCATCAGGTCTGGACCTTGTGGTGGGTGTTCTCTTTTCCCTGGTGCCTCCACTGATGAATCcgatcatctacagcatgaggaacaaggagatcaaaGCTGCATTGAAGAAACTGATTGTGTGGAGGTTATTCACCAAGAGTTAA